In Pseudorasbora parva isolate DD20220531a chromosome 9, ASM2467924v1, whole genome shotgun sequence, the following proteins share a genomic window:
- the LOC137089614 gene encoding zinc finger protein with KRAB and SCAN domains 7-like has translation MAQQLRDACRKWLLAGGSDVDHIVDLVVLEQFIARLPKKTAEWVQCHRPTSLTTAINLAEDHLVACPGVGEPLLTSPSLSPPSVSPSRPVPLPRSRPPGPPRIPPRGRGGMGPGQYGSSRAPPRGAGLLGSGGDNGSGSTPPPRSFSNPLPAAGAAGRPGLACWRCGDPDHFVDRCPMMDIGTMIRVPDFQRTTPDQAGEYQIP, from the exons atggcccaacagctccgggacgcgtgccgcaaatggctattggccggtggaagcgacgtggaccacatcgtcgatctggtggtactggagcagtttatcgctcggctacccaagaagaccgccgagtgggtccagtgccaccggcccacgtcgctgacgacggccatcaacctggcggaggaccatctggtggcgtgcccgggggtcggcgagcccctattaacctctccctctctctctcccccctctgtctctccttctcgccctgtccctctccctaggtcccgccctccagggccccctcgcattccccccagaggccggggtggaatgggcccagggcagtacgggagttcgagggccccgcccaggggggcggggctgctggggtcgggcggggataacggttccggttccaccccccctccacgctcattttccaacccactccccgccgcaggggcggcgggcaggcctgggctggcctgctggcggtgcggcgacccggaccattttgtggaccgatgtccgatgatggacatcgggacaatgatccgggtcccggacttccagcggaccacccctgatcaagcaggagagtaccaaattcct taa